The Psychrilyobacter piezotolerans nucleotide sequence TAGTCGGAGAAGCCAGTAAGGCAGTGGTTTCTACATCTTCTGTGCAGGAGATGTCCCTGAGAATTTATACTATAATGAGAAAAAACTATGGTGAGTGTGCCATAGGAATATTTATAAATGACCCAGAAAATAAAAAGTTAAAAGACGGGTTTTGTTATGAATTTGGTGAACGGTTAGACTTCGGTGATATACTTTATTCCCAAAAAAACAGCCTTATAATGGAATCAATTTTTACAAAAAATGAGGTAATAAAGGAAGATATTGTGAATGAGGGTATCAGTCTCCTGGTAGGAGAATATCCTAAGGGTATTTACTGTGCCCCCCTTCAAATGGAGGGGGAAGTAATCGGAGGTTTTACATATCAGATATTTGAGAGAGATAATTTTGAAAGAGAGGAGCTTGATATATGCCGGGAATTGATCTCTTTTATGACCATTGCACTGAATAATACCCTGGAACATGAAAAGTTGAAGGAAACAAATGATCTGTTGAAGGAGTATTCTGAAAGGGATCATCTCACCGGTCTTTGTAATAGAAGGCATTTTTATGAAACCTTTGAAAAAAGGATACAGGGTGCTAGATTAGAAGGTAAAAAAATGTTTATATTTTTATTTGATCTGGATAACTTCAAAGGGATCAACGATAATTTCGGGCATATTCAAGGGGATCTTGCCCTTCAGAAGGTGGCTGAAATTTTAAAGGAGGAGCTGAGCAGCGGTTATATCGCACGCTATGGAGGTGACGAATTTATTGGCGGTATGCTGAATTGTAGTAAAGATGAGTCTAGGACAGCAGCAGAAAATATACAAAAAAGAGTGGAAAAGCTGGAAATATCCATAGACAGAAATGGAGTTCCATTGACAATAAGCATAGGAGTTTTGGAATTTATCCCTAAAAATTCAATTGAATCTTATTTTGCCATGGTGGATGAAGCCCTTTATCAGGCTAAAAAAACCGGAAAAAATAAGATGATTTTTAAAGAATATATGAGATAAAAAATGAGCGGTTTCCCGCTCATTTTTTATCTCTATATTCTTTAGTTTTGATCTTTTGAGTTAAAAAAAGTAAACAGGTTAGCAAAAACATAGTATAATCCTAATGGGAACAATGAGTATTCTGCCGTACCTAAGATAGCTATTGCTACAAATAAGATCATTTTTTTAGGTATAAAACTAAATACTTTTTGTGGGATTCTAAATGGAATTGTACTTACCATAAGAACAGCTGACCCTAAAGCAACTATAGCTAAGATCTTTGGATCTACTCCCAATCCAGTAACTTCAGCAAATAAAAAATAAGATACTACTAAATTTGCACCGTTTGGAATAGGCATTCCGCTAAAATCGTCCTTACTGTCACTGGCAGTAGTGACTACATTAAACTTAACTAATCTGACTACTCCTGCAAGAGCATATATAAATGCAAGTGGTGTAATAAGTTCCTTGGGGAAATTATTTGTAGTATTTGATAAAAGTGAAAAAATCAAGATACCAGGTGCAAGTCCAAAGGATACAGAGTCACAAAATGAATCGAATTCCTTACCGAATTCACTGAAGGCATTTAATTTTCTAGCAGTAAGACCATCTAAGGCGTCAAAAACCATAGCTAATAAAATCAACCATGCAGCCAGATGGTAATTTTCTTTGATGGACATGGTAATACTCAAGAAACCTAGAAACATATTAGTGGCTGTAATGGCGTTGGGCAGAATGTATTTTCTTTCAATTTTGTTCATAAAATCTCCTTTTTCTATCTGTAATAATATAAAATTTAATAACAATTGATTTTACCATACAAATAATATAAAATCAATTATACTAAAAAATACTTAATTTTTATGGGAATTGTATAATGAATTGTTCCACTAGGTAAAAAAAAAGACTCATGATAAAATCTATATAGATTAAACACCACATAAAATTTGTATAGAGGAAATTATCATGAGCTAATATTTAATTTTTAT carries:
- a CDS encoding sensor domain-containing diguanylate cyclase; this translates as MFDVNLKAIMWELYEIVYTYDKIDTMGIISYEKDGKTVLFKYFIKDNQWVEKMNNDKNLIEKCIEKKKEIVVNNYIGDGIDLEEDRVQSAYYYPIFLGGEAAGIFFLESRKKDNFAGEVLKKVTILRKMIEVLFYKEREKEVLRETNERVEKLLRQRSIVGEASKAVVSTSSVQEMSLRIYTIMRKNYGECAIGIFINDPENKKLKDGFCYEFGERLDFGDILYSQKNSLIMESIFTKNEVIKEDIVNEGISLLVGEYPKGIYCAPLQMEGEVIGGFTYQIFERDNFEREELDICRELISFMTIALNNTLEHEKLKETNDLLKEYSERDHLTGLCNRRHFYETFEKRIQGARLEGKKMFIFLFDLDNFKGINDNFGHIQGDLALQKVAEILKEELSSGYIARYGGDEFIGGMLNCSKDESRTAAENIQKRVEKLEISIDRNGVPLTISIGVLEFIPKNSIESYFAMVDEALYQAKKTGKNKMIFKEYMR
- the pssA gene encoding CDP-diacylglycerol--serine O-phosphatidyltransferase; this translates as MNKIERKYILPNAITATNMFLGFLSITMSIKENYHLAAWLILLAMVFDALDGLTARKLNAFSEFGKEFDSFCDSVSFGLAPGILIFSLLSNTTNNFPKELITPLAFIYALAGVVRLVKFNVVTTASDSKDDFSGMPIPNGANLVVSYFLFAEVTGLGVDPKILAIVALGSAVLMVSTIPFRIPQKVFSFIPKKMILFVAIAILGTAEYSLFPLGLYYVFANLFTFFNSKDQN